The window GGTTATGGATAAGATTATGCAGATGGATGTACAGCTTGTAGTACTTGGCACTGGAGAAAAGGAATACGAGGATATGTTTAGACATTTAGCCTATAAGTATAGAGAAAGAACAGGTGTTTTTCTTACCTTTAATGAATCTTTAGCCCAAAAAATATATGCTGTAAGCGATGTTTTTTTAATGCCATCACTCTTTGAACCTTGCGGACTTGGGCAACTTATAGCTATGCGATATGGTTCTGTACCTATTGTAAGAAAAACAGGAGGATTAAAAGATACTGTTATTCATTATAATATGCAGACAAAAACAGGAACAGGATTTGAATTCGAAGAATGCTCAGGGTACTGGATGTATCGTAAGATTGAAGAAGCGTATTGGTATTATAACGAGCGCCCAGAACATTTTAAACAGATACAGCTTAATGGTATGAAAAAAGGGTTTTCCTGGAATGATGCAGCTAAAGTCTATATCAATTTATATCAAGGTATAGTAGAATAATCATAAATATAGCCTCTATATATGGTATAGAGGCTATATTTATCCTATAATTGAAGCGTAATCAGGAGGTAGGGCAAGTGAGTAGACTAAAAAGTAAGAGGGCACTAGGACAAGTGGTAAGTGTATTAATTATGATTGTGATCATCATAGTTACTTATTTATTATTTGTTAGAGGCTCATTAGTTGATACCCCTAAGAATTATACAGTTTTAGAACAAGAAAAAGAACTTATTCAGTTAGATATACTGAGTGCTACATATGTAGGGATAAATAACAAACAGCTGATTAAAGTTACTGAAAATGGAATAGTGGCGTATGATTTCGATGGAGAAGAACTGTGGTCAGATACGCTAACACTTGATAACTATATTGTAAGACAAAGAGAACCCTATATTGCAATAGCTAATAAAATGGGAAATACTATTACAATATTTAGTGATAAAGGTAAACAAGGGGAAGTTGTTTGTCAAAATCCAATAGCTTACTTTTCTATTAATAAGAATGGCAGTGTAGCTGTAATAGAAAATTTAGGTGACTCACATATTGTATCAGCCTATGATGAAAAAGGGAATTCATTAGGTGTACAAAGAGTAAGCCATGTAAAAGCCAAAAATACAGGGTATCCTGCAGCAGCTGAAGTGTCTCCTAATAATGAACTGCTTTTAACAAGCTATATTGATGTAGATAATCCAGTTCTAACCTCAAATTTACTTGCTATACAAATTCAAAAACCTAAGGAAGAAAAAATAGATAATAGTTTATACGGCATAGAACAAAAAGATAACTTCATCTATGAAATAGAGTTTATCAAAGATAACGAGTGGGTAAGCATTGGGGATAAATGGATGACCTGGTATACTATGAGTGGTCAGGAAATTGCAAGGCAAGAAAATGTATTAGCCTATTTTAGTCCGTATATTGTTAAAGCAAGCAGCTATGGAGATGGGTTTTTACCTATTATTTCTGCTAAAGATTTAAATAAAAGCACTATACATAAGCAAAATGAGCTTTCATATTTTAATGCAAAAGGAGAAATGTTTTTTAATCTAAAATTGGATGAACCCGTTACTTACTTTTATGCGAATGATAAAGGGGTAGTACTTGGACAAAGAAATTTTTTTATGGGCTACAACAAGATGGGAATAAAATTATTTGAATTTAATACTTCATTAGATGTAAGTAAAGTATTTTACCTGCCCGATAGAAAAGCAGGCATTGCTGTAACTAAGGATAAAGTGATATTACTAAAACCAAAGAAGGAGAGAAAATAGATATGCTTGATCTTATTATTATTGGTATCATTATAGTATTTGGAATGATAGGATATTATACAGGGCTTTTAAAGACAATCATCACATTGTTAAGTTCTATCATAGCATTTGTTTTGTCGTTTTTAATGTATCCTATTATTAATTCGTTTTTAAAACTAACGCCTATTTATGGCATCATCAATAAATGGATTGCCAGCAAGCTGGCGCATGTTGAATTTGGCACAGGTATACAAACTCAGGGAAACGCTATTAGTGAAAATATAACATGGCTGCCAAAGTTAATGAGTGAACAGATCATAAAAAATAATAATCAAGAAGTCTATAAACTACTTAATGTATCACATGTAGGCGACTATGTCAGTACCTATTTGACGCATATTATATTAAGTTTGCTTTCGCTTTTGGTAACATGGTTAATTCTAAAAATATTATTAACGATATTCTTAAATACTACACATGTAATGGTATCTCACTTACCGGTAGTGTCTACTGTAAATAAAATCGGTGGACTTGGAGCAGGGATAGGAAAAGGGTTACTAAGTATTTGGATTGTTTGTTTACTCGTACCATTTGCTATAACCTACCCTTATTTTGCAGGTATTGAAGCCTATATAGCAGATAGTCAGCTGGCAAAATGGCTTTATGAGAATAATATGATACTAGTTGCCTTTCACTCTCTTTTAAATATATGAAAATCATCAAACTTAAATATACAAAAATGATCAGAAGAATTGATAGAAAACCTCTATGAAAGATTGTTGTAAAAAAACATAAAAAAAACTAAAAAAGTGGTTGACAAGAGTTAAGCACCATGATATTATTAAATACGTCGCTGAGGACAACACAAGTTAGCCCAAGCGGTGAAAGAAGAAATGAACTTTGAAAATAGAATAGTAACCATAAAACCAGTCGATTCAAAAGAACTTTATACAAAGTTCGAATCAAGTGCTTAAAGAATAGCGATATT is drawn from Cellulosilyticum sp. I15G10I2 and contains these coding sequences:
- a CDS encoding DUF5711 family protein, giving the protein MSRLKSKRALGQVVSVLIMIVIIIVTYLLFVRGSLVDTPKNYTVLEQEKELIQLDILSATYVGINNKQLIKVTENGIVAYDFDGEELWSDTLTLDNYIVRQREPYIAIANKMGNTITIFSDKGKQGEVVCQNPIAYFSINKNGSVAVIENLGDSHIVSAYDEKGNSLGVQRVSHVKAKNTGYPAAAEVSPNNELLLTSYIDVDNPVLTSNLLAIQIQKPKEEKIDNSLYGIEQKDNFIYEIEFIKDNEWVSIGDKWMTWYTMSGQEIARQENVLAYFSPYIVKASSYGDGFLPIISAKDLNKSTIHKQNELSYFNAKGEMFFNLKLDEPVTYFYANDKGVVLGQRNFFMGYNKMGIKLFEFNTSLDVSKVFYLPDRKAGIAVTKDKVILLKPKKERK
- a CDS encoding CvpA family protein, which encodes MLDLIIIGIIIVFGMIGYYTGLLKTIITLLSSIIAFVLSFLMYPIINSFLKLTPIYGIINKWIASKLAHVEFGTGIQTQGNAISENITWLPKLMSEQIIKNNNQEVYKLLNVSHVGDYVSTYLTHIILSLLSLLVTWLILKILLTIFLNTTHVMVSHLPVVSTVNKIGGLGAGIGKGLLSIWIVCLLVPFAITYPYFAGIEAYIADSQLAKWLYENNMILVAFHSLLNI